The following are from one region of the Endozoicomonas sp. 4G genome:
- a CDS encoding helix-turn-helix domain-containing protein has translation MSKPCKVGFLLYPDFSLLGLSSALEVLRAVNQVTGQMVYESVVIAESSVTSNLGLVIEPSQSALESMDGVILVASETDIDIPSASLSEIAVLGGIGKGANRLASAGFLDGYRARLEGAADALQILYPRVALSQTAFELDRNRMTCGAGTAAMDMMLALIAREQGIDLAARVSELLVRDRLGEPLTASVATPVRKQQPQIEEAIQLMAANIEEPLGADELASLVGISRRQLERLFRKHLDTVPSRHYLKLRLEQARKLLRESDRPVVDVAMACGFSNASHFSTAYKNHFDLTPREERQ, from the coding sequence GTGAGTAAGCCTTGCAAGGTGGGTTTTCTGTTATATCCCGATTTCTCTCTGCTGGGACTGTCTTCAGCCCTTGAAGTGCTGAGAGCCGTCAATCAGGTGACCGGGCAGATGGTTTATGAAAGTGTTGTTATTGCCGAGTCATCCGTCACCAGTAACCTGGGGCTTGTTATTGAGCCCTCGCAGTCGGCGCTGGAATCTATGGATGGGGTGATTCTGGTGGCTTCAGAAACCGATATTGATATTCCTTCTGCCTCATTGTCTGAGATTGCTGTTTTGGGAGGGATTGGCAAAGGGGCCAACCGGTTAGCGAGCGCCGGTTTTCTTGATGGTTATCGGGCCCGGCTGGAAGGGGCAGCGGATGCTCTCCAGATACTTTATCCCAGGGTGGCGTTGAGTCAGACCGCTTTTGAACTGGATCGAAACAGAATGACCTGTGGGGCAGGAACCGCGGCTATGGATATGATGCTCGCTTTGATCGCTCGGGAGCAGGGGATTGATCTGGCTGCCCGTGTCTCGGAATTATTGGTCAGGGATCGTCTAGGTGAGCCGCTGACTGCGTCTGTCGCAACCCCCGTCAGAAAGCAACAGCCACAGATTGAGGAGGCAATACAATTGATGGCTGCCAACATAGAAGAGCCTCTGGGTGCTGACGAACTGGCCTCTCTGGTGGGGATTTCGCGAAGACAGCTGGAACGACTGTTTCGCAAACATTTGGATACGGTGCCTTCCAGGCACTATCTGAAACTCAGGCTTGAGCAGGCCAGAAAACTGCTCAGGGAGAGTGACAGGCCGGTTGTGGATGTGGCGATGGCCTGTGGTTTCTCCAATGCTTCACATTTCAGTACGGCGTATAAAAACCATTTTGACCTGACGCCCAGGGAAGAGCGACAGTAG